The region cagggagttggactagatgacccttggggtcccttccaactctacaattctatgatcctaccccTAACCCTTAAAAGGAATTATCCTAGATCCAGCCACCTGGCACAGGGCTTTGAGGCCTCTTGTAGGAGGTAGTGGGATGGGTGGGGAAATGCCTACTCTAACATAACAGGAACGTAAGAAGTCTTATAccttgggtaggcaaactaaggcccgggggcaggatcggcccaatcgccttctaaatctggcccgtggatggtccaggaatcagtgtgtttttacatgagtagaatgtgtccttttatttaaaatgcatccctgggttatttgtggggcataggaattcgttcattattatttttcaaaatacagtttggccccccacaaggtctgagggacagtggaccggccccctgctgaaaaggtttgccgACCTCTGTCTTATACAGAGCCAGGCCACTGGTGCATCAGACAGATGACATTCTCAGtcacacctggagatgctgaggattgatcttgggcttttctgcatgcaaaacagctgcTCCACCAGTGAATTATGACTCTGCCCCCTAATGCCTGCTTTAACAACGTGATCATTATATAAAATAGAGTAGGCTTTTCACTTCAGAGTGCAGATTTAACCAAAACCCATATTAAGATTTCTCTCTCTGAATGGTAACATTAATACAAAAGTCCGTTTTGCAGGTACCACATAGAAATTACTTGCCTTTTTCATTGTTGTAACGAGGTATCCCTTGCCTCTGATGATTAGCAGCATTAACAATCTCATCCTTGCGTCTTGCTCGTGTAGCACAGATAGCTTCCAAATGACATCTTAAAGTGGCAGATATATTACCATGGACAGGATTACCACAAAGGCGTTCCATTTTCCCAAGTAAAGTGTGTACCTAAAAAAGAAGAATACTTCATTAGACTTTTTAATACTTAAAAACAATCAGATAGCCAAAATCACGTGACAGCAGCTAGGCACTTCATGCTGAATGTGAGAACACAGCTAATCTAAATTTAGTAGAAAATATTTTGGAGGAGAAGCAGTTAAAAGCAATTCATCCATGAATACAAGCGACATTCCTCATTGCAGCATGAGAAACATAAAACTATGTTATGAAATTACTGACAGGCAGGCAGGGAAAACAGAGGAAGCAAGGAAATAAGTGAAGTGGCCCTTCAGGGTTCAAGCATCCAGCCATCCTCAGCATCAACCAGATCTTGGGTGAGTGTGCTTACTCTCGCCTGCTCTCGGAACTGGTCCACAATCAGACGATCCACTCGGGAAGGCTTGTCAGGAAGCCGGGAGAAGGGAGTGCTATTTGAGCTGGATACCCGCTTCCCTGGGAAGTTTCTGGCCAGATCTGCCTCTGCCTGAAGAGAAAGCAATAGAATTAATGGAATATGTTCCTCTCTATTGCTCTTTCCCATCCTCTCCACCCATTTGTAGCTGGCgagaaataaagtaaaaatgCTTCCCAGTTTCCTACCATCAACCCACAAATGCCTACCGACAAAAAACACTCAGGCAGTGAACAACaggcactaccgtgtttctcctaaaataagacacgtcttatatttatttttctgcccaaaaaacacaacatggcttattttcaggggatgtcttttttttttaagctactacCCTGGGAGGCTCGGCTCGCCGCAGCCGACGTCCTCCCAGCCGGAAcgctccgcagcgctttgccccacagcgagcccttcaaggcaccgccaccgccaccaccgccgttggccaccaggtgctgctgcggatgcgacgtGAGCTCCTCCTTCCGCtggccgccgctcattgtccttTTCTGCCgcggccgcctccctccctccccgccgggccgctgctgggtcggggctcgagcgggagccggcaatgaCAGgcgcaccgccgccgcctccctccctccccgccaggccgctgctgggtcggggctcgaacaggcgccggcaaagacagcagcgcgtgcctgtctttgccggctcccactcgagccccgacccagcagcggcccggcggggagggagggaggcggcggcggtgcgcCTGtcattgccggctcccgctcgagccccgacccagcagcggcccggcggggagggagggaggtggccgCGGCCGAAaaggacaatgagcggcggccagcggaaggaggagccgacgtcgcatccgcagcagcacctggtggccaacggcggtggtggcggtggcggcgccttgaagggctcgctgtggggcaaagcgctgcggagcgactcagcgagacccagcgggacctgggagagacaataccccaacacgtcttatttttgggggatgtctttttttttttttcgaaaatcgtgccatggcttattttagaggcacgtcttattttaggagaaacacggtatatacagtTTAATCATTCTTTGCCATGTAAGAAGACATTTTCAGTCTTGCCCCAGTCCTCCTGGAAGCTGGGGACAACGAAGAAGCCATGCAGATTATGCTATCCAAACTTGGAAAAAGATTTGTCAGATGAGATATGGTCCCCAGTCCTGGTTTCCCTACCTCTCCACAATGTTACCAGTAATGCTATTAACATAAAAGCTAATGTCACTATTAACTTCTCCGAGGTTTCCCCTTACTAGAGACTACATTACCTTTTTCCGCTCCCTCTCAAGTGCTCTCCACTGTTCGTAACAATCTTCTAGATGACTATGAAGTTCATTTGCAGCTCCACTGCGATGCTTTGGAGGTCTATAGTGGTTAAGAGGTGGTGGAAAGGCAAAGTATTGCGCAGGCAAATCTCCACAGAAGAGTTCGTTAAAGAAAGGACTCAAATAGGGTAGGTCATCATAGTGAAGGAGGTCAGCGAGTTCAGACAATGGAAAAGGCAATGGGGGAAATGCAACATTAGCTGGTGATGAAAATGCGGGAGGATTAAATGGAGGAAAATTAGGTATATGTTTATAATCAGGCATTAATGGGAAGAGAGGTAGGAAAGAAGGATTGATGAAATCAGACAAATTGCTGCCATTCTGTTCTTCTGTTCTTCTCAATATATCAGGCTGCATTTGATTTGGGCTTGCATAGCCTGGGTGTGGAATCCAATTATTTTTATGTCTTCTCTCATTCTGCCTAGTTCTCTCATCAGTACAGAACTGGCTTTGCTTTTTATGAAAACTATAGTGTTTTGCAGACTCACTTACAGAATGCTTTTGTGACAGCCACCTGGAGGAAGCATTAGTGGATACTTCACTACAGGATCCCTCTCTAGTAGCTAAGGAATCCTTCTGGGTGTGTCCAATAGGGTTAGGTTgcttcctattttcattgcagtttGAAAACCCTGAGCTGTTAGGAATGTTAGCAGAGATGTGTTTCCCATCTTTTCTTGAGTTCAACATTGGTGCCACTTGTGAATAAGAAGGCTGGGCTACAGATTGACTGGTGGAGCATCCACCAGACTGAGTTGAATACCTTGAAGACAACTGAGAACTCATTTGCTTTTGCTTCCCATAAGTTGAAAACGATGTCGCCACCGGATTTAGTATCTTACTATCCAGCCATGTATATCCATTGTAAGATGAATTCATATTCTGTAGTGCTGGCTTAAGAGGCAAGTGATTACAGGATGCTTTCTGATGTTGTAAGGACATCTTACATTCAGTATTGCCAAAGTTCCCCTCTGTAGTGATGCAACTGTGGTTATTTTGTGGGTGGTTTGCCTGCGGTTTTGCATTCCTTCCTTCTGGAAAGCTAGTCTCTTTATTAAGTGGACTGAGAAGGTATGGAGATGAGCAACTAAACTGTTGAGAGTCATAAGCAGCTGTACCATCTGTATATCTTAAATTTGGCTGGATCACTGGATCCCATATTCCATCAGCGGGAGAATTAGACAATTGAGTGAAATATTTGTTTGATCCTTCTGTATCATTTTTCCCAAGCATGCCTCTTGCATTGTCAGCTTTCTGGAGTTCTTTAGCAGTATTCATGCTATCTTTTATTCTAGTATGAGATGAGAAAGTGCTAAAATCAGTATGGCTCTTCCCATTGCCACTGTTTAACTGATTTTTGTTATAATTGGGTACATTCTGATATGCAAGTCCACTTTGGTGATTGATTCCATTACTCTTAAAAGCCTTGTTTTCTGAATCAGCATTCTTCAAAATCTCATCAGGTGACTGACTGCAAGGATCAGAAGTCACAAGCCAGGATCCTATAACATGGAGATCTTCAAGTTCTTTCTTTAGTAATTCTACAGATGATGACTTCTGCAAGCTTTCTTCATAAATATTTTGAGTACCAACTGAGTTTGTAGGATCTTCATTTTCCACGCATTTTGTAGGAAAAAGCCCTGAGAAGTTTTCAGTTTTTTCAAAGTCTGATGACCACACGGGTGGAAATAATCTTGATAGAGAATTCCTGTAACAAACCAACAATTTAGTGCTAAAGACATTTTGTTTCTACAACGTAACAggtgaagctgctttatacattCAAATTAATGAACCACCTGCCACTGTATTATCTACATTTAACAAGCCAGAGGTATTTTCAAGCCCACTGGTTGATATCCCTTTTCTTCTGGAAATGTCAGAGACTGAACCCCATTTGCCTCCTCTAAAAATCGTTGTTTTCATACATTCAGAAAAACATGCCATTTATGCTGAAAACATTAAAATGTGAGGATTAATATACCGTACTCTTTTGCTGAGCTGAATATCATCTTATGAGTTTTATTATGGTGAAAGAGCAGAACAGCTTGACCTATATAGAAGATCTGGGGGATGAGGTGAAGCAATCTTAGCctaatatagaattgtagagttggaagagacccaaagggtcatctagtccaaccccctgtaatgcaggaatcccaactaaagcatccgtgatagatggccacccaacctctgcttaaaacctccaagcaaggagagtccacaacctccatagggagaccattccactcttactgtcagaaagttcttgctgatgtttagtcggaatctgctttcttgtaacttgaagcctttggttcgggttctaccctccagagtatATATGCTTAGATTAATATGACTACCTAGGAAACCTTTCCTGCCAGCTAAGGCTAACTGCAGAACCAGGGgaagatttttctttttgtaatcatGGCTGGACAGGGAAGTGTTAAACCTCCGCTCCCCGCAAGCTAGTTTGATTAAAATTACCCTCTGTGccttatattacatttttaaacccTGATGTATGTAGTTGCTAACAATACAACTAACTCTGAGCCTTAGAAGCAGACCAAATAGGCTGATTTTACAGGAATGTTATTAGTTATTCTACAGGGTATTAATTGTTTTATTAGGAATAGCATCTCACTACATTGGGCAAGCCATAAAGTGCTGCCCTATGGGATCAGtgaaagtattttttttctttttggagctCTGAAGGAATCTCACTCCTAGTTCTGAAGTAGTTAGCATTTTAAGTGCCATCTGCTGGTGGAGATAGGTATTTATTTACCAGTTTAGACTGCAACACTAAAAGAAAGAACCATTTAAACAAGTCCAATCTGCTTCTTTTCCTACAATTATCTAGATCAAATAAGGCTCTGGTTGCCATCCTTGAGTGCTATTGAATTCAATCTGATATTCTGAAGGACTCCTCTAGACAACCTGTTTagcaaggccgggggggggggggggtcgggtctTATCATATAgacagcccaagacctccatacacactgcccaggcttttgcccaggggaggtcacttcaatgctgctaatgcagtggtttgacttcacccctggaggctcactccattgtctcttcagacagatggatgccaacctcCTGATCTGCTCACATCCAACTTACAGAGAGGTTAGACTACATCTGGGCTTCATTGAGCATTTGTTATGATTTGTCTGTGAGGCTATATGTCAATGAGCAAGGTGTTTACCATTGGTTAATCTCCTACTTTTCAAACCAGTTTCCCATCACCTTATAAACAGCAAAAGTCTGGgctttttaaagtggattggttGTGCTATGTCAACAGAGCCCTTAATTCATTTTAACTGTGCAAACTTAGGGCTTcttcacacttctgcttgtccagccACTTTTCCCTAGGAAAACCCACTGCTTATTGTTGAATCAGAACATATGTCAAATCATTTTTCCTTTAgcttgatgtttgttctgattcagtggtaaactgcaggttttcccagggaaagtatAAGGGCAAATGAAAGAATGCTTTGAAAGCTTGGGACAAATGAAAAACCTCTTGGATACatggaacaagcagaagtgtggacaagcccttaaaGTTTTAATATGTCCTTTAATTCCTTCCACTAAAGACTTAAATGTGCTTAGGGTCAAGAGTTAGTAAAGGTAGGGAGAGAACAGTTTTCGTGAagcttataaaggtaaaggtaaagggacccctgaccattaggtccagtcgtgacccactctggggttgcggcactcatctcgcgttattggccaagggagctggcgtacagcttccaggtcatgtggccagcatgacaaagctgcttctggcgaaccagagcagcacacggaaacgccgtttaccttcccgctgtagcggtgcctatttatctacttgcactttgacgtgcttttgaactgctaggttggcaggagctgggaccgagcaacgggagctcaccccgtcgcagggattcgaaccgctgactttctgattggcaagccctaggctctgtggtttaacccacagtgaagTTTATAGGTGACCTTAAAATAGATATTTATATAAATAGTCATCAGCTTACCAGCCTGTAACAGgttcttgcttgcttggctcCTCTAGGATGCTTGTCACTAAGCCAAACATATCAGGGCCGTTGCCAGAATAAGATAAATTTACCTGTGTTCTGAAAAGAGAGATATTTGAGTATCACCTGTACCAAGAATCTAAGAAGAATGAGCCTCCTAAATGTAGTacctttagtttagtttttttttcAGAGCAATATTGTCATGTTACTGACCAGTTCCATAAGCCACCTCAACCTTGGTGGAggcaacataaaataaataaggtaaaCAGAATAAACAATTAATAAAAGCATTTGGGAAACTGAGAAGCAGTATTTACTGAAATTAATAAGCACTTCAAATATGAAAAAGCTCAAGTAGATCAAGAAGATCAGAGAGCCACTAATGCATGGGAAATAAGAAACACTGTGTGTAGTGGGGAGGTGATAGGATGAGATGTGAGAATGGAACTAATACATGAGAAGTTAATTGTCTTCCATTGTATCTTCCCACCACTTTTAAAGCTGGAGAGAACAACATGACCAAATAAAGAatcttgttctgtttttaatcttataCATACTAATCCCAGCATAACCACATTCCCAAATGACACGAATGAAGAAAGGGTATGTGCAGAAATTCTAAGCCAAACAAGCCATAGAGTAATCTTGATTTTAGAAAACGTATAGAAATGGAAAGAAGCGAAAGAAAACCAGACCAAAATCAGCAAATGAGAGCTTGCAATCATTTCATAAGCAAACAAGCCAAAGTCAGACGTTGTGAAGTAAATTCAGCACCAGTTTGACAGCAGAGCTTTGGAGCAAGAGACAAAATGCAGATATTACAGAAAACATCAGTAAATGGAAAAAGACAGAAAAGGAAGCAACATTGAGCACTGTGCACAGTGTACTATGAAGACTCACAACCTGGTATAATTAAAATGAACTCCCTTCTTAACCTGGCTTCTCTCCAACTTATTAGGCAAAAAGCCAATATAGCTCCCGCTAATTTTTTTAATATGGCATTTTAACAATGTCACCAAGCATTATTAAAACTGGGATACAAACATCAAGCGAGGAGACTTGATTCATCAGAACAGCATATGGAAAtaggataccgtgtttctccaaaaataagacaccgtcttatatttatttttcctcaaaaaaaacaaaacacggtggcttattttcaggggatgtcttatttttttttattaagtatggtacagtttattaagtatggtacagtttaacctacaaggttaaactgcctatcactatggtttatttttggggtatggcttattttcggagaaacacggaaCTTCACTGTATCACTTATATCAAAATATTGTTCACAGCAAACCTGTGAGACATGCtgtggcgaatttgaaactgttatgtcatgtttttgtttcacaaccaacctatccaagggttaacccagactcctggttaactggcagcaacattccatgggaggcgtggcctgcatggggtttagaTGGAAGAGGGGAACAGTTATGTGAGTTGGcggttgttggggtttttgtgtgggagcttgggtggttgtggagaaggtagaatttagagtagatgaagtagttgaaagatattctgttatttgattaccaagaacgttacctgtgaaattaagtttgtaccaatgttaccagaaagcaaccattaagattcaagccaataaatatccatctttaaagtgtcacattagtaatcgtctatttcaatttccagctaaggtacccatgaacccaggtggtggggaactcttttaaactgtcaaaactgccttttagaggagaaaggtcagtttgtggctgagagtgcaccaagaaaaggggggagctaaaggaggagacaggttctgagtgataataaagttacctcaggaaggaggctagctttacagtaagggaggttctagtgaagggaaacccttatctgagcgcaCATAGGAACAGCCTTttttatagccccaagtctatataggtacctggtcacgtttaggctggaagaggaccctcttttatttttgaaaacccacaagtgctagagggtttaaagaaaggctagaggaataagtgggaggtttgatttacctcagaaatccctgctagtgcttttaataattgagaggtcagagttataagacggaaagtgagagggactttcgtcGCACATGCAATTACTGCAAAAAGGGGAGAAGTTTAAATATAAGGGATTAGTTCTGAAAATGGAGAGGATATGTTTCCTAAGTCACTCTATTTACTACATTAAGCTGTATCATCATGCACTGTCCAAATTACAACTGCAACAAAGTTAGCCATACACTACAGGAGAAAGAAGTTCTATTCTGTAACAATATCTTCACCGCAAACAATTAAGTAATGTTAAGGAATAGTACTATATAAAAATTTGCTGAAAGGTGTACCCAGTAGCATAGCAggggaagtgtgtgtggggggtgtacccagggctcatccatacttcttGTCCCACTCCTTTCCCttggggaaaaccactctttagaagctcaattggagcaaagaGCAATTTGTGATTTTCCTGGGAAAGGtgcagggcaagggggaaactgctcacaccagtgctttctaggcacaggacaagcacAAGTGCGGACCAGCCGTCTATCAATCCATTTGTAGATTTCTAGAAAAAAACCACAAGGTGGCAATCACTTCATACCTTTTTTTGGTGCAGCCATGTAATGAGGCAATAGCATTGGCATCATCTCCACATGTTGACCAGCTACTGTAAAACTGGGGAGACTCCACAGTGGGCGGTGTGTTAGTTATTCCTCCAAACAAAGGAGAGAAGAGCTGTGTGTCCATTTCTTGCTTAGTGCGGTTTACCTGAGTTGAAATTCAAGAGGGAGACATTTTAAGGGCAAAAAGCTTTTTACAGGCCAAATGACCAGACAAGCTCATTTTGCTGCCTTCCCTTTTGATattagaaaatgaaacaaaagtgaGTTATTTTTGTCATTACTGTTCTACAATAATGAAGCATGGTGAAAAGGTACAAGTACTGGCAGTTATGACATGCAATGCCTTGCTTTAGAAGTGTACTCACAGATCAACACACTCACACCACATTTTGGTAAAGCATGTATGTTCCTACAGAGCTACCAGTATTAACTGCACATATGGGAGTCTTCTGAGCGACAGCAGAAAGTAAGTAATAGAGCTCAAAGGAGATCTAGAGGAAGACTATATTCACCAGTGAGCACAAGGAGAGTGTGATGTCAACACAGCCCTCCCTCCCAAGACAAAATTTAAGATTAGTACTGCATTCTCTACACAGCTACCATTGTTTAAGAGAGTGTGACTTACTTTGATTGTATTCATACAtgcttaaaaaggggaaacatgtaATGCTGTCCCCACCCTGCCTTACCCAATTGTCAGAGAATACAGAGTACTCTGTGCAAACTACAATAAATAACCAGTTGGTAAACAGGACTGCATTTATGCTTCATGTAGAGTTAAGAGGTTGAATTGCATGGAATGACGCAAAGTAACATTTACTTGATTTTTGCCTAGAAGGACTTCTTACTGTTCAGGGAGAGCCTGAAAAATACATTTGGGCACCAGGGGGGAACCTCCAGGCTGCAGGCCTAATTAGGCTTCCCTAACgtggttttcaaaaaaaaacaaccactctcACCTGTTGATTACCTGACATATACCTAGCAAATCATCAGAGCATGTCTATactacaaaaaatgaaaaaaaaatcattccagtagcaccttaaagaccaactaagtttgtcataggtatgacaaacactgaaacagaagtcaccagagccttatgtatagtcagaaggtggagaggggtattactcagaagggtggtgggaatgggtgattggctgataggagtggtaaacctgttgatgactgttaacgactgtttaGAACAACTGCTTTGTCTATACTACCAGACTCTTCCGGGATAGTCCTGCTTCATTTCGGAACTGCTACACACAACACACCCTGCATTTGCCAGGAGGGTGAATGATTcctaataaaattttatttgctGTGGGCTTACCTGTGGCTCATAATGACTTAATGTGATGCTTTGCTTAACCATATCTTCATTTTCAGTGTGCAGATtcttgtttgtaaaatgagttgcATTTCCCAACAGACAGAGGTTTGAAGCCTTAACCACAGGTCTCACCTGTTCAAACATAATCCAGCATTACAGTTAATAGTAGCTTGCAAAACATTTAATAAAGCTAACATAATTAAAAGTGACGTGGCATTCTCCCCAGTATTTTGATGAAAAAatctgcaaaagtaaaccaataaAATGAGAAAACATTCAATATACTATTGTCCTCCTTTCTAAGGCTCCGTTGCTTTCCAACCCAGTAAGAAACATTCCTTGACAAGTACAAATACTTGCTGCTAAATGTGCACCTTGAATTCCAAAACAATCTGTGAAATGCTGTACTAAAGTCTGCAGACTGGCAGATTAAAGACTAAATTACATGTGATGCCTGGCTGTGTGGAGCTTGTCCCATCCTTTttactttttacacacacacaaaatgcagttGCATAGGTAGGCTACAAATCAAAGTGCAGGGCCAACATGTCTTGAACCCCTTCCCTTTGTGCTCCTTTGGGGACTAAAACTGAAGCCCTCCATTTCCCTTTTGCCCTGCAAGAGAAACAATATGGCTACCTTCATTTTCCCAATACAGCAACACAATGCGGCTGAAGTAGTGCTGAAAAGTTCTGCATCATAACTTTGTGTATCTTGCCAATGGTAAGCCAtctatttcttcttcctttcttcaaaTTTATATCACTTATCTACTTCAATTAAACTCTCTTATTATTTTGTTAGctttatatttatgtattttccTAGTGGCAATGCCTCTACTTGCATTGTTCACtgacacctacccacccaccccttaaacttcaccaacccccctcccctcaccccctgccCCCTCCTATCACAGCTCACCAAACCACCACTCCTTCTATTTACACTGAAGTAgcttgccgaagaatggatgcttttgaattatggtgctgggggagactcttgagagtcccatggactgcaagatcaaacctatccattctgaaggaaatcagccctgggtgcccactggaaggacagatcatgaagctgaggctccaatactttggccacctcatgagaagagaagactccctgggaaagaccctgatgttgggaaagatggagggcacaaggagaaggggacgacagaggacgagatggttggacagtgttctcgaagctacgaacatgagtttgaccaaactgcgggaggcagtggaagacaggagtgcctggcgtgctctggtccatggggtcacaagagtcggacacaacaacAAGAAGCTTGCCTGACTTGCCACTTCTTTCCTCTTCACCCGCTGCTGCTGAAggtttcttttattctttctttttttgagggaGTGAGCTATCATTGAGCTATCATTGAGTTCACAATGTCAGTTGTCTATGGCTAAGCAAACTGCAGTGTGACAAAATCTCGGAATAtgccccaatctccaagcaattCCAGGGGCTCCAGCCTCCTACCCAAGGTTTGGTTTACTTGGAATGAGGAACagcagactgtggtgtctttaggctGTATGGCTTACAACCTGAGTCTACAATGCAGGAGCTCACAGTATTAATATCCCAGAAgaccttgcttctcccatagtcacagtcTTGGAATCAAGCAGACATCAAacaaggccaggcatccccaaactgcggccctccagatgttttggcctacaactcccatgatccctagctaacaggaccagtggtaagggatggtgggaattgtagtccaaaacatctggatggccgaagtttggggatgcctgaacaagGCTCTCATTCTCTGGCTTCTGCCAGTggcctgcttctagcccagctcCCACACACTCAACTCTGGCTCTTGTCCTTCTACCCTCCAGGTGAAAGAGGGGGACCCTCTGACACAAAGCTACATCCTttgttaatgtatttttaatctttggttggaagccgcccagagtggctggggtagaaataaataaataaataaatactttgttATTCTAAGGACCATACTTAGGTGGTAACTAGATGTTGCTATTACCTACAGGTATATAGGAACACTTTtcaaaagtgttgaaaaacacctttgttaagaaaccagaagcct is a window of Zootoca vivipara chromosome 12, rZooViv1.1, whole genome shotgun sequence DNA encoding:
- the LOC118092184 gene encoding meiosis-specific coiled-coil domain-containing protein MEIOC-like isoform X1, with the translated sequence MVADGARALAVPLSGGIRRPEVRPVVKASNLCLLGNATHFTNKNLHTENEDMVKQSITLSHYEPQVNRTKQEMDTQLFSPLFGGITNTPPTVESPQFYSSWSTCGDDANAIASLHGCTKKRTQVNLSYSGNGPDMFGLVTSILEEPSKQEPVTGWNSLSRLFPPVWSSDFEKTENFSGLFPTKCVENEDPTNSVGTQNIYEESLQKSSSVELLKKELEDLHVIGSWLVTSDPCSQSPDEILKNADSENKAFKSNGINHQSGLAYQNVPNYNKNQLNSGNGKSHTDFSTFSSHTRIKDSMNTAKELQKADNARGMLGKNDTEGSNKYFTQLSNSPADGIWDPVIQPNLRYTDGTAAYDSQQFSCSSPYLLSPLNKETSFPEGRNAKPQANHPQNNHSCITTEGNFGNTECKMSLQHQKASCNHLPLKPALQNMNSSYNGYTWLDSKILNPVATSFSTYGKQKQMSSQLSSRYSTQSGGCSTSQSVAQPSYSQVAPMLNSRKDGKHISANIPNSSGFSNCNENRKQPNPIGHTQKDSLATREGSCSEVSTNASSRWLSQKHSVSESAKHYSFHKKQSQFCTDERTRQNERRHKNNWIPHPGYASPNQMQPDILRRTEEQNGSNLSDFINPSFLPLFPLMPDYKHIPNFPPFNPPAFSSPANVAFPPLPFPLSELADLLHYDDLPYLSPFFNELFCGDLPAQYFAFPPPLNHYRPPKHRSGAANELHSHLEDCYEQWRALERERKKAEADLARNFPGKRVSSSNSTPFSRLPDKPSRVDRLIVDQFREQARVHTLLGKMERLCGNPVHGNISATLRCHLEAICATRARRKDEIVNAANHQRQGIPRYNNEKDVLALAVAIKDLAFFTRKTRTALWCALQMTLSKTSMNTPAKKEEVERALQELCPVIGSLQVKAIVEHEDKENHELPQQVIQ
- the LOC118092184 gene encoding meiosis-specific coiled-coil domain-containing protein MEIOC-like isoform X3, with translation MVKQSITLSHYEPQVNRTKQEMDTQLFSPLFGGITNTPPTVESPQFYSSWSTCGDDANAIASLHGCTKKRTQVNLSYSGNGPDMFGLVTSILEEPSKQEPVTGWNSLSRLFPPVWSSDFEKTENFSGLFPTKCVENEDPTNSVGTQNIYEESLQKSSSVELLKKELEDLHVIGSWLVTSDPCSQSPDEILKNADSENKAFKSNGINHQSGLAYQNVPNYNKNQLNSGNGKSHTDFSTFSSHTRIKDSMNTAKELQKADNARGMLGKNDTEGSNKYFTQLSNSPADGIWDPVIQPNLRYTDGTAAYDSQQFSCSSPYLLSPLNKETSFPEGRNAKPQANHPQNNHSCITTEGNFGNTECKMSLQHQKASCNHLPLKPALQNMNSSYNGYTWLDSKILNPVATSFSTYGKQKQMSSQLSSRYSTQSGGCSTSQSVAQPSYSQVAPMLNSRKDGKHISANIPNSSGFSNCNENRKQPNPIGHTQKDSLATREGSCSEVSTNASSRWLSQKHSVSESAKHYSFHKKQSQFCTDERTRQNERRHKNNWIPHPGYASPNQMQPDILRRTEEQNGSNLSDFINPSFLPLFPLMPDYKHIPNFPPFNPPAFSSPANVAFPPLPFPLSELADLLHYDDLPYLSPFFNELFCGDLPAQYFAFPPPLNHYRPPKHRSGAANELHSHLEDCYEQWRALERERKKAEADLARNFPGKRVSSSNSTPFSRLPDKPSRVDRLIVDQFREQARVHTLLGKMERLCGNPVHGNISATLRCHLEAICATRARRKDEIVNAANHQRQGIPRYNNEKDVLALAVAIKDLAFFTRKTRTALWCALQMTLSKTSMNTPAKKEEVERALQELCPVIGSLQVKAIVEHEDKENHELPQQVIQ